In Mytilus edulis chromosome 6, xbMytEdul2.2, whole genome shotgun sequence, the following proteins share a genomic window:
- the LOC139526962 gene encoding myosin heavy chain, clone 203-like isoform X3 yields MSFLKSSSRPGSLKATERRPSSYAPNENLQNEVVKLQSQVEIEKKAKKEAEEKYKQIVSKLDVVQHRLIDRNKEVEEEREAKEEVMKSNKTLQLTINKMEQYLRKKSTGSRFESTNVVDVVDVDMGGKADIENIIKTENELEEKSRQLQREKQTNEILDKRCKLLEKLLKENNIHIESSELDNLNKQFSNTELDF; encoded by the exons ATGAGCTTTTTGAAAAG CTCCAGTAGACCAGGATCATTGAAAGCTACTGAAAG GAGGCCATCTTCGTACGCACCTAAcgaaaatttacaaaatgaagtAGTAAAACTACAGTCTCAAGTTGAGATAGAGAAGAAAGCAAAAAAAGAAGCAGAAGAGAA ATATAAACAAATAGTCAGTAAACTTGATGTGGTACAACATAGACTGATAGACAGAAATAAAGAAGTGGAAGAAGAAAGAGAAGCAAAAGAGGAAGTCATGAAGag CAATAAAACATTGCAGTTGACCATAAACAAAATGGAACAGTATTTACGGAAAAAGAGTACTGGCAGTCGGTTTGAATCAACCAATGTGGTAGATGTAGTAGATGTTGATATGGGTGG GAAAGCAGATATAGAAAATATCATAAAGACAGAAAATGAACTAGAAGAAAAATCTCGACAATTACagagagaaaaacagaccaatGAGATTCTGGATAAAAG atgtaAACTGTTAGAAAAACTACTAAAAGAAAACAACATTCATATAGAAAGTAGTGAACTAGacaatttaaacaaacaattttcTAATACAGAATTGGacttttaa
- the LOC139526962 gene encoding myosin heavy chain, clone 203-like isoform X4 → MWRPSSYAPNENLQNEVVKLQSQVEIEKKAKKEAEEKYKQIVSKLDVVQHRLIDRNKEVEEEREAKEEVMKSNKTLQLTINKMEQYLRKKSTGSRFESTNVVDVVDVDMGGKADIENIIKTENELEEKSRQLQREKQTNEILDKRCKLLEKLLKENNIHIESSELDNLNKQFSNTELDF, encoded by the exons ATGTG GAGGCCATCTTCGTACGCACCTAAcgaaaatttacaaaatgaagtAGTAAAACTACAGTCTCAAGTTGAGATAGAGAAGAAAGCAAAAAAAGAAGCAGAAGAGAA ATATAAACAAATAGTCAGTAAACTTGATGTGGTACAACATAGACTGATAGACAGAAATAAAGAAGTGGAAGAAGAAAGAGAAGCAAAAGAGGAAGTCATGAAGag CAATAAAACATTGCAGTTGACCATAAACAAAATGGAACAGTATTTACGGAAAAAGAGTACTGGCAGTCGGTTTGAATCAACCAATGTGGTAGATGTAGTAGATGTTGATATGGGTGG GAAAGCAGATATAGAAAATATCATAAAGACAGAAAATGAACTAGAAGAAAAATCTCGACAATTACagagagaaaaacagaccaatGAGATTCTGGATAAAAG atgtaAACTGTTAGAAAAACTACTAAAAGAAAACAACATTCATATAGAAAGTAGTGAACTAGacaatttaaacaaacaattttcTAATACAGAATTGGacttttaa
- the LOC139526962 gene encoding myosin heavy chain, clone 203-like isoform X2, translating into MSRFSKSSSRPGSLKATERRPSSYAPNENLQNEVVKLQSQVEIEKKAKKEAEEKYKQIVSKLDVVQHRLIDRNKEVEEEREAKEEVMKSNKTLQLTINKMEQYLRKKSTGSRFESTNVVDVVDVDMGGKADIENIIKTENELEEKSRQLQREKQTNEILDKRCKLLEKLLKENNIHIESSELDNLNKQFSNTELDF; encoded by the exons ATGTCTCGGTTTAGTAAAAG CTCCAGTAGACCAGGATCATTGAAAGCTACTGAAAG GAGGCCATCTTCGTACGCACCTAAcgaaaatttacaaaatgaagtAGTAAAACTACAGTCTCAAGTTGAGATAGAGAAGAAAGCAAAAAAAGAAGCAGAAGAGAA ATATAAACAAATAGTCAGTAAACTTGATGTGGTACAACATAGACTGATAGACAGAAATAAAGAAGTGGAAGAAGAAAGAGAAGCAAAAGAGGAAGTCATGAAGag CAATAAAACATTGCAGTTGACCATAAACAAAATGGAACAGTATTTACGGAAAAAGAGTACTGGCAGTCGGTTTGAATCAACCAATGTGGTAGATGTAGTAGATGTTGATATGGGTGG GAAAGCAGATATAGAAAATATCATAAAGACAGAAAATGAACTAGAAGAAAAATCTCGACAATTACagagagaaaaacagaccaatGAGATTCTGGATAAAAG atgtaAACTGTTAGAAAAACTACTAAAAGAAAACAACATTCATATAGAAAGTAGTGAACTAGacaatttaaacaaacaattttcTAATACAGAATTGGacttttaa